The genomic segment AGCTCTCTTTGAATTTCTCGCGCATGACCTGCGTATCGACTTCGGCGCCGGCGAGAAAGGTGAGCAAAATGCCGCCGAAGCCGGCAAAGAACGTGATCCACGGCGTCGGATGCAGACCGAAAAAGTTCCCGCCGATGACGCCGAGCGAGATTTCAATGATCGCGACGGACAGGCCGAATTCCACCGAAACCACGCTGGCCAAAAGAATCAACATCCAGAGAATAACGGAAAGCAGTTGTTCGTCCATGAATGTTCTCCACAGAAGTTTACTAGAGCGGGTTTGTAGTAGCGCCTTTAGGGGCCGGTTTGGTATGATAGGGCGGCGTCTGAAGGCGCCACTACAAACAAGTCAGGTGGCTGCGATTTCGCTTCAGCAAAGCCCTCAGAGTTGAATTGTAATCGTTTTTCATTGTTGCACTTCTTGCAAAAATCCGGTCTTTGACATGGCGATACCTTAGAATAAAAAAACTCCTACCTCTGAAACGGGCGCACCGTTTCAAAAGTAGGAGTTATCAATCCGTCCCTCATCTCCTTGCCTAAACAAATTATCTCTAGGAAAATCGGGACGAATAGTTGTGGCGAACTCCATCGCCAATTTTTGAACAAAATATAAAAGAAAAAGAGAAAAACAAAACAATAATTATTTCAATCGAGGGCTGCGGAATAACATCGTAACCCCCTTTATGATGAGAGTCAAGTGTTTTTTGCCAGAGGTCATCAAGAAAACTGGAAACAACACCGCAATTTTTGAATTGAGTTTGGAGTTGTGCCGGTGAATAATTTCCCACGGCGTTTGATGTTGTTTGTAGTTGTTTTGCCGGGCGACATTAAACCAGAGATTTTAGGCGGTAGCGCGAGCCAGAAAATCCGCCCGCGAGTCGAACGTTTCCACCCGATAAAATTCATCTTCGAACAGACGATGAACGGTTTCGACATTGGCTTGCCAGGTATGCGCCGCCGGTGGAATGGTCACGTGCCGCAAACCCGGCACGGCCTGAACGGTTTGGGTAAACGCGCTGTCGTCAGCCGCGTTCCAACTCCCGATAAACTCACTGCCATTGTCGGTTTGGAAACGCGCGTCGTTGAAGCGAACCCCGCATTGCGTCAGATGCGCCCAAATGCGCGCCGCGAAGAGTTCGGCGTAAATTAACGAACGCTCTTCGGCAAAACCAATGAATTGCAAACCACTGACGACTTCGCGCGCGGTGTATTGAACTTTGGGTAGACCCAGGCGTTGGAGTTGTGGCCACAACTCAGGAATGTCGATCAAATCTTTGGTGTCCAAACAAGTTTGCTCAAATAAACGCCAGCGGGCTTTGACGGCGCGCAGATCTTGCTTGGTGCGATGTTTTCGGCGTTGGCGGTTGAGCAACCCTGCTTCGCGGCAAATGCGGCGAATGGCTTTTTCGCTCACCGGCAATTGCGCCTCGCGCTTGAGCCGTTGCGCGCCCCAACTCGGCAGTCAACGCGTGGCGCGAATCACTTCGTCGCGCGGCGCCGCGGTAATCGCTTGCGGATGATGTGTGGGCGCGCGGCTTAATTCCTCCAGACCGTTCAGCGTCCCCGACTGCCACCGCCGAGCCATTTGCGGAGGGTTTTGACAGTGGTGCCAAAGGCGCGGGCCGCGGGTTGGATCCCCTGCGCTTGGACATAGCGGACCATTTTCAGACGAAGATAGTTGGGGTGTTGGCTATCACGCATAACGTCGAAATAAGAAATCGGGTTCATGGCTTGGAATGGTCTCCGGTTTTGTTTCGTCAGCTGAAAAGCTAAATCATAAACCGAGACTTTCCAAGCCCATTTTTAAAAGCGCTGCTTAAGGTGGTGGCTGGCGTCGAATTGACATAAGTCCTTGTTCGCTACACTCACAAGGACTTATGTCATATGCTTGTTCCACCACTGCAGCAGATCTGCTCTCCCGGTCAGTCCATGGATCAGCAGGGGGATACGATGTACGTTCCGTTTCCCAACGTTGCGGCGCTTTGAGCTTGCCCGCCTCGAATACCTAAACAAGCAACGCCCACGCCGTGTGTGGGACCTCGTTGCGTGGCGCGACGGCAAACCAGTAGGTGCCTGCACGATGTTCATGCATGGAGCGCTCGTTGACTTCCACGACGTGGGAACGCTGCCGGCATTTCGACGGCAAGGCATCGCCACTTCTCTGATGCGCCATGCCTGTCACTTCGCTCCTGAGTACGGATGTGAAACCGCGGTGCTGCTTGCGTCCGGCCAGGGTTACGAGATGTATCAGCGGGGCGGGTTCCGCCATGCCGGCCCAATCAACTACTGGTATCGGACATTCCGTAATGCTTGAGTTAGCCGTGTTGAAAAATCACTGAAAGGATCGAATATGAAACTTCAAAAGTTGACTCCAATGCTTTGGACAAAAGACCTCGTCACTTTATTTGCTCGAGCAGCTCGCGCGCTTTGTGTTCAAACGTCAGCACATTCAGAAAAAGCTCTTGCAGATTTTCTTCATAGCTCAGTTGATGCATCCAAAAATTCGGGACAGTTGGCTGATTGGCCCAACGGACTTTATGATCGTACAAGAAATAGGTATCCCAAGACAAAGGCCCTTCGAGCCCAAGAACGGGAAGCCAGATTTTTCCCATCAGTTGGTCGCCGTCCCAGAAATGGCGCACGCGATGATCGGAAAGCTCGTTCATTCTTTTGGCCGCCCAATTGCGATTATCCGTAGGCAACACCGGCAACCAAATGAGGTAAGCTTTCAACCGTTCATCGGCAATGTTTTTCAAAATCGTTTGCATGTCGGAGAACCCCCGACGGCATGCTCCTCAGGTCGGCGAGAGTTGCGTGATGAGACGAACACATCCGCTGTCGCTTTCAAATGTGCTTTTTAAAAGAGCAAATTCATGCAGATCGGTAAGCTGCTGTTTCGCGCCGCTGGCTGTCGAAAAATCAACAGGTTGGGATTGTACCAATAAAGAAATCCGGCTGCGACAACCAGAAGAATCAGCAACGGCGTGATCAATAAGAATCGTTTCATGTTTCTTCGAGATCATTTTGACACCTTGCGTTGAGGCTATCTGCAACAGTCGCCAATCTGTTTGGGCGGACATTTGATCGTGCCATACGAGCAGAAAACGCAACAATCGCCCACTTTCGGTTTGAGAACAACTTTGCAGTTACGGCATTGGTAAAAATATTGGCATGCATCAGCAGGCATATCGACTTCTTCGGCAAAGCCACATTCCGGACATGTCAACGTTGATTTAGTGATTACAGTCATTGCCAATTGTTCTGTTCATTCAAATATTCCAAAATCGGGCAGCCCTGCTGAGGTTGATGATCTTAGCAGGATGAAGCCTGTTTGCCGAGCGCGGTTTTCATCTTTTTCAACAAAAAGATTTTTTCTTCAATATCTGAAATTTTGGCTTCTGCCTGTTTTTTCACTTTGGCGCAGGTGGTTTTGGCATCAACTCGCAATGCCAGAAGCTTGGAAATCTCTTTGAGTGTGAATCCTAACTCCTGCGCGCGCTTGATGAATTTTATCCGAAATA from the candidate division KSB1 bacterium genome contains:
- a CDS encoding cation:proton antiporter, with product MDEQLLSVILWMLILLASVVSVEFGLSVAIIEISLGVIGGNFFGLHPTPWITFFAGFGGILLTFLAGAEVDTQVMREKFKES
- a CDS encoding MerR family transcriptional regulator → MTTLSVGQLAKEANVNIETVRYYERRGLLPEPQRRESGHREYSPEDVFRIKFIKRAQELGFTLKEISKLLALRVDAKTTCAKVKKQAEAKISDIEEKIFLLKKMKTALGKQASSC